The Heyndrickxia vini genome contains a region encoding:
- a CDS encoding NfeD family protein, which yields MKKGLFFIGCFILVVFFSILPVTASNNENTVIIIPIEEDVEKGLHAFLKRAVKTAEEKHADIIIFDINTPGGAVDAASEIGKLLNSTKIKKIAFVNNKALSAGAYISLFADQIYMVPDGTMGAAAIIDQKGNTAGKKAESYWRSAMNAAASQHGRNPIYAEAMAVENINLPDLKVEKGGLLTLTADQAVEVGYSEGTVKNIDELLAKIGYEHANIEHINSSFAEKVARFLTNPIVVPILLSIASLGLVIELYSPGFGIPGTMGIMALLLFFYGHLVAGLAGYESLILFIIGIVLIIAEFFLPGAIAGILGTAAIVGSLLMAGGNIFYMGISIIIAILVAIIGMIIMVKVLGKRMKLFKKIILSDSTSTEKGYVSNVNRLELVGKNGVTMTPLRPAGTMTINDERLDVVSEGGYIDKGVKVKIIKVEGSRIVVREDN from the coding sequence TTGAAAAAGGGCCTGTTCTTTATTGGATGTTTCATATTAGTAGTTTTTTTCTCAATCCTCCCTGTTACAGCGAGTAATAATGAAAATACGGTAATCATTATTCCTATTGAAGAAGATGTAGAAAAAGGGTTACACGCTTTTTTAAAGAGAGCTGTCAAAACGGCAGAGGAAAAACACGCAGATATCATCATTTTTGATATTAATACACCAGGTGGTGCAGTGGATGCGGCAAGTGAGATTGGAAAACTGCTAAATAGTACTAAAATAAAGAAAATAGCTTTCGTCAATAATAAAGCTTTGTCTGCAGGTGCATATATTTCTCTATTTGCTGACCAAATTTATATGGTGCCAGATGGGACAATGGGCGCAGCGGCAATTATCGATCAAAAGGGAAACACTGCGGGAAAAAAGGCGGAAAGCTATTGGCGGTCTGCCATGAACGCAGCTGCTAGCCAACATGGACGTAATCCAATATACGCAGAAGCGATGGCTGTTGAAAACATTAATCTACCTGATTTAAAAGTTGAAAAGGGTGGGTTGCTGACACTTACTGCTGACCAAGCTGTTGAAGTTGGCTATTCCGAAGGAACCGTAAAAAATATTGATGAACTACTCGCGAAGATAGGTTATGAACATGCGAATATTGAACATATTAATAGTAGTTTTGCTGAAAAGGTTGCGAGATTTTTAACAAATCCTATTGTTGTACCTATATTGTTATCTATTGCCAGCCTTGGTTTAGTGATAGAATTGTATTCCCCTGGGTTCGGTATACCAGGTACAATGGGAATCATGGCACTTCTATTGTTTTTTTATGGACATTTAGTCGCAGGATTAGCGGGGTATGAATCTCTTATTTTGTTTATTATTGGTATTGTTCTTATTATTGCGGAGTTCTTCTTACCTGGAGCAATTGCAGGAATACTTGGTACTGCTGCGATAGTAGGTAGCTTACTAATGGCGGGTGGGAACATTTTTTACATGGGTATTTCCATCATCATTGCTATTTTAGTAGCAATAATTGGTATGATTATAATGGTAAAGGTGTTAGGAAAACGTATGAAACTATTTAAAAAGATTATCTTATCCGATTCTACTAGTACAGAAAAAGGTTATGTTTCAAATGTTAATCGTTTGGAGTTAGTAGGGAAAAATGGGGTTACAATGACACCGCTTCGACCTGCCGGTACAATGACAATCAATGATGAACGTTTAGACGTCGTAAGTGAAGGCGGGTACATCGATAAGGGAGTGAAAGTGAAGATAATCAAGGTAGAAGGATCGCGTATTGTAGTTAGAGAAGATAATTAG
- the floA gene encoding flotillin-like protein FloA (flotillin-like protein involved in membrane lipid rafts) has translation MALDPGTILVLLAIVAGIIVLAILLTFVPVMLWISALAAGVKIGIFTLIGMRLRRVIPSRIINPLIKARKAGIDVGINQLESHYLAGGNVDRVVNALIAAHRANIELTFERCAAIDLAGRNVLEAVQMSVNPKVIETPFIAGVAMNGIEVKAKARITVRANIERLVGGAGEETIIARVGEGIVSTIGSSDHHKKVLENPDLISQTVLAKGLDAGTAFEILSIDIADVDIGKNIGAELQTEQAEADKKIAQAKAEERRAMAVASEQEMKARVQEMRAKVVEAEADVPLAMAEALRTGNIGVMDYMNFKNIESDTDMRGSIGKMTTDKKDQQKPE, from the coding sequence ATGGCATTAGATCCAGGTACAATTCTCGTTTTATTGGCGATTGTTGCTGGTATTATTGTTCTAGCAATCTTATTAACTTTTGTTCCGGTTATGCTTTGGATATCTGCTCTTGCAGCAGGAGTTAAAATTGGAATTTTCACATTAATTGGAATGAGGCTTCGTCGAGTTATTCCGAGCCGTATTATTAATCCATTAATTAAAGCTCGGAAAGCGGGTATTGATGTAGGAATTAATCAACTTGAAAGTCACTATTTAGCTGGTGGTAATGTTGACCGTGTCGTAAATGCGTTAATCGCAGCGCATCGTGCGAATATTGAGCTAACATTCGAGCGCTGTGCAGCTATCGATTTAGCTGGCCGTAATGTGTTAGAAGCGGTTCAAATGAGTGTAAATCCAAAAGTAATTGAAACACCGTTTATTGCCGGTGTTGCAATGAATGGGATTGAGGTTAAGGCAAAAGCAAGAATTACAGTTCGTGCCAATATCGAAAGATTAGTCGGTGGAGCTGGTGAGGAGACAATTATTGCTCGTGTAGGTGAAGGAATTGTTAGTACAATTGGTTCATCAGACCATCACAAAAAAGTATTGGAAAATCCAGATCTTATATCCCAAACGGTATTAGCAAAGGGCTTAGATGCTGGTACAGCATTTGAAATTCTGTCCATCGATATTGCGGATGTTGATATCGGCAAAAACATCGGTGCGGAACTGCAAACAGAGCAAGCGGAAGCTGATAAAAAAATTGCTCAAGCAAAAGCGGAAGAACGCCGTGCAATGGCTGTAGCCTCTGAACAGGAAATGAAAGCCCGTGTACAAGAAATGAGAGCGAAAGTTGTAGAAGCAGAGGCAGATGTACCATTAGCGATGGCTGAAGCACTTCGTACAGGCAATATTGGTGTAATGGACTATATGAATTTTAAAAACATCGAATCTGATACAGATATGCGAGGCTCCATTGGAAAAATGACTACAGATAAAAAAGATCAACAAAAGCCAGAATAA